The following nucleotide sequence is from Drosophila kikkawai strain 14028-0561.14 chromosome 2L, DkikHiC1v2, whole genome shotgun sequence.
GTAACAGTGTGCAAGGTGATGAACATATTCAgctatctctctttctcttatGGGGGATTATTGATATCGAAAGCCCATCCGCGTGTTATCGTTGCAAATGCCATCTCTATCTCGCCGGCAAGTGAATTAAAAACATTGGATAATCCGGATTCCCAAGTATGCTAAACCTATCCCTTGTGCTGCGGGTGCAAACCTCCAGACAAGTCGCCTCCTATGCCACCGCGGCGGCCACCAAGCCAAAGCCTCAACCCACAAAGACGCGTGAAAAGTCCAGAAAGCAGCAGCCGGAGCAGCCCCTAATCTCGTGCCGGCGCACGCAGTTCAATTTAAGCCAACACGAGCGCCCAGATGCCAAGTTCGGCAGCCTGGCACTGGCCTCCAGCGGCTGGCTGCACCACAAGTCCAAGGGCGACTACTTCATCCTGAATGCCAGCGTCAGAGCAGAGGAATTGCAGCGGGAGATGCAGAGTGTGGAGGCCTTCCTGGAGACCTCAGCTGTAAAGGTTCACCCACAGCTACTGGAGAACCTGCGCGGGGAACTGGGAGTCCGACAGCTGACCGGCATCCAGGTACAGGGCCTGCCCATTGTCAACGAGGGCGGCCACTGCCTGATTGCTGCAGAGACGGGATGCGGCAAAACCCTAACCTATCTGCTGCCCATTTTGGACAGGCTGCTCCAGCAAAAGGCGCCCGAACGCAGGCTCAATACGCCCCGTGTTCTGATACTGACACCGGGCCGGGAGTTGGCCACACAGATAGCCGCGGTGGCCGAGAAGCTCACCCAGGGCACCGGCCTGAAGGTGAGATCCCTCCTAGGCGGCAACACCAAACAGCTGATGATGAGCCCGCAGTTCGAGGAGGTGGATGTACTGGTGGCCACTCTGGGTGCCCTAAGCAAGCTGGTGACCACTGGCATCTACCGGATGGAGCAAGTGCGTCACCTGGTGCTCGATGAAGCGGACACGCTGCTGGATGACACCTTTACGGACAAGCTGACCTACTTCCTCAGGCGGTTTCCCGTGAGTACTTGGAGCAATGCCAGGAGGGAGCTTGCCTAACCTCCTCGTCCTCCTTATACCCTCTATAGTTCCACTTGGTTCACAAGCCGGATGCCGGTACCCAGCTCATCCTGGCCTCTGCCACGATGCCCACAAATACCAGGGAGATCTTGCACAGGGTCATTGATGTGGACACCATCCGAGAGGTGGTGAGTCCGCACCTGCACCACCTGATGCCGCACGTGACCCAGAAGTTCCTGCGCCTGTCCAAGGCCGACCGGCCCGCCACCTTACTCTCGCTGGTCAAGCAGGACCTGGCCAAGCGACGACCCCTGATCCTGTTCAGCAACAAGTCGGCAACCAGCGACTACGTCTCCATCTTCCTCAACAACAGCGGCGTGAACTGCCTCAACCTGAACGGCGACATGCTAATGAAGATCCGCCTAGGCCGCTTTGAGCAGTTCCAGAACGGTGGCTGTGACGTGCTCTCCACCACGGACGTGGGCAGTCGTGGCCTGGACACCACCCGGGCCCGGCATGTCATCAACTTTGACTTCCCCTTGCACGTCTCCGATTATATCCATCGCTGCGGGCGTATTGGTCGCGTGGGCAGCGTGGACAAGGCGCTGGTCACCAACCTGATCTCGTCGAGACGCGAGATTGACGTTGTCCAGCGGATAGAGCATGCGGCGCGGACGGGCGGCTTGCTGCCGGATGTGAATGCCAACATTAGGAACATCATCAACAAGCGAATAATGGCCGAGATGAAGGCGGCGGGTGTGCCCGTTCCACAACAGGCACAGGAGGAGGCCTTTTAGTTgttgtttctttgttttgcgAGTCAATTAAAGTTGTGTTTTCCTGAAGATACTGGATTCCTGACTTCCAGGATAAATTATTGTCCCTGAAAGGTACCTTACTCCCCCTTAAGCTCCCTAGTGGTTTCATCCCTCTCCCCATAATGAGCCGCCAATAATCTACAGTGAAAGTCTAgagtttttgcttttattgaGATCCCCTCCGGCTTCCTCCTTCCTCCCATCAATCAGATCCTCAGATAGTGATAGCCACTGGTTGGCGGCCATCTTCTCACATTTGTCAGCGGCTTGAATAGCTTTCGCTTGGCAATGAGAATGTCGGAGGAACTGCCGCCAGCCACCGCAGCAACACTTCCACCATTTGCCGCCGACGCAGGAGAGTCCAGGGAAACAGCCGTAACCTGGGCCTTGGGCTTGAGCAGCATCGGTCGGCAGCCGGCGAACTTGAAACGTATGTTGCCAGCGCAGTTGAGCTGCAAATTCGGCGGCTGGAGCTCGGGGAAGGCCTCCCGAAGGGTAGGCTTCGGCTTGAGGGCCTTGCTGGGATCATCACCATGGCACATGGCGGCCGCCAAGGTGCTCCATTCCAGGCGACGCACACCGGGCACGGATTCGATTCTGTAAGCGGGGGCCTTTGAGCCCACATAACGCCGGGTTACCATCTTCTCGTAGGCTCCTGGAAGAGACACAAAGGATAAGAAAGGGGTTTCTTGGAATCTCAACTCTTGAAACCTACGCGCATAATGCACCAGAAAGGGCTGGAGGGCGGCGGCTCCACATCCGTGCTCCAGCCACTCGTACAGGTAGATGTCATCCCGTCCGCCCAGGAAAATGGCAGCCGGAGCCAAGTCCCTCCACAGGCTCTCCGGGATCTCCGCCACGCGTAGCTTGTAGATGTAGGGTATAAACTCACGGAAGGCGTACTCGCCCAGGGCAATGAGTCCTCTCACCGCTCTGCTGATGTACTTAAAGTCTGAAAAAGGAAACTCTGAAGGAAACTCTGTGGAGGATTAGCTAGGGACACCCACCTCTCTCGCTGCAGACATCGCGACCCTCGAAGAATCTGGCCAGGCGACGCATGATTAGGAACAGGCACTCTGCCTGCAGGTAGCCACTCTGGGAGGCCAGCTGGCCAATGGTTTCGCAGAGCTCATCCACCAGGGCATTGCTCACGGGACTGGCAAAGTAGCTGGAGAGCTGTTGCGGCTCCTCCGGCTCGGGGGTGAGGCCCTCATCCTCCGTCTGCAAGCTGTAAATAGTGTGCTCCTCGGCAGGGAACTCCAGGGGCTCCTGGTCCGACTCTAGcttgagctgctgctgctcctcctccagctccatcTTGACCGGAGCCTGGCCGAgatccgccgccgccgccgctgcctctGGAGGAGGAGCTTCCAGCGGCGCCTTGATGGTCTCGTAGGGAGCCATCAGCTGGCTGACGAGCACCTCCGCCAGGTGGAAGTACTCCGGCCTACAGGCACTGTGGTTGGCATGCGCATTGTAGTTGCAGGCCCGGAGCAGCCGCCAGCAGCGCCGACTCAGTACGTCCTGCTGCTTGAAGGCCAGCAGCTGCACCATTTTGCTGACCAGGACGCGGTAGACGGAACCCATGAGGGGCGTCTGGTAGGCGTGGGCCACGGCCTCGTTCTGAGACTTGCTGTCCGCAAAGAGGGCGGCCGTCACCAGATTCTGGACGCACTGCTTCAGCTGTTCCGCGTGCCTGTCCTCCACGGGCCGGATGCTATGGAAATCAACATCGTCGGCCATGGCCAGGCTGATCTCCTTTTGGAACTCCTCGCGCAGCTCGAAGATCTTGTCCGAATGGAAGTAGTAGCTGCCATCGTAGTCAATGCGGTCCCACTCACTGTCCATGGCGCCCAGCATGGGCGGCACATTGGCATCCTTGAGCACCTCGTTCACCAGGTCGTAGGTGACCACGCCGCCCGAGTGCCGCGAGTAGATCTTTACATTCTGGCAGGGAGACAAGGGATTAGCGAGATGGAAAACAATTGTGGAGGATTAGAGGCGCTTACGTTGATCAGTTCCCAGACCTTGTAGGAGGCATCTTCCGCCAGGCGGGCGCATACATCCTGCGACAGTTCCACATCCGTCTGGTCATGCTGCTCCCAGAAGATCTTGATGCTGCGCGGATCGAAGCCAGCGTAGCTCTTGTGATGACCCTGCAAAGAGGCATTGGATTTGTTCAGAGAAACCTAAGGATATAACCTTGCTTTAGCTCTCACCATTCGACTGGCGTTTCCTGAGGCCTCGCCGGCAGCTATTCCCGCTGCTCCGTGCCCGCCGCCTGCCACCGAAAACGAGGCATCGAACAGGTTGTAGTTCACCAGACTCGAGGTGGGTGTCGTGGGCGTTGTTACCATATTCAAatgcgtgggcgtggccggcaAATTGCCCACTGCCAAGCCCACGCCAGCGCCCACGCCCAGACCCAGGGCAGAGCCAGAAACGGCGACTGCACCGGCGGCGGCAGAGGCAAGAGATGCCGAGGAGGAGCTCTTGCTGCTGCCCAACTCCAATTTTGCGGTCTTGGAGCGCGATTTGGTGGACTTCTTGCTGACCTTGCTGTGCGATGACTTGTTCAGCTCGTCCGGATTGCCGGCACCCAGGTTTTTCATCGTCTCATCTGTTCTGTTGGTGGAGTTTCAGCGAAAAAACATTGGAGGTggcggcaaacaaaaaataaacaaaaaatttcgCAAGATTTGCA
It contains:
- the Dbp21E2 gene encoding probable ATP-dependent RNA helicase DDX28 yields the protein MLNLSLVLRVQTSRQVASYATAAATKPKPQPTKTREKSRKQQPEQPLISCRRTQFNLSQHERPDAKFGSLALASSGWLHHKSKGDYFILNASVRAEELQREMQSVEAFLETSAVKVHPQLLENLRGELGVRQLTGIQVQGLPIVNEGGHCLIAAETGCGKTLTYLLPILDRLLQQKAPERRLNTPRVLILTPGRELATQIAAVAEKLTQGTGLKVRSLLGGNTKQLMMSPQFEEVDVLVATLGALSKLVTTGIYRMEQVRHLVLDEADTLLDDTFTDKLTYFLRRFPFHLVHKPDAGTQLILASATMPTNTREILHRVIDVDTIREVVSPHLHHLMPHVTQKFLRLSKADRPATLLSLVKQDLAKRRPLILFSNKSATSDYVSIFLNNSGVNCLNLNGDMLMKIRLGRFEQFQNGGCDVLSTTDVGSRGLDTTRARHVINFDFPLHVSDYIHRCGRIGRVGSVDKALVTNLISSRREIDVVQRIEHAARTGGLLPDVNANIRNIINKRIMAEMKAAGVPVPQQAQEEAF
- the Saf6 gene encoding uncharacterized protein Saf6, which gives rise to MKNLGAGNPDELNKSSHSKVSKKSTKSRSKTAKLELGSSKSSSSASLASAAAGAVAVSGSALGLGVGAGVGLAVGNLPATPTHLNMVTTPTTPTSSLVNYNLFDASFSVAGGGHGAAGIAAGEASGNASRMGHHKSYAGFDPRSIKIFWEQHDQTDVELSQDVCARLAEDASYKVWELINNVKIYSRHSGGVVTYDLVNEVLKDANVPPMLGAMDSEWDRIDYDGSYYFHSDKIFELREEFQKEISLAMADDVDFHSIRPVEDRHAEQLKQCVQNLVTAALFADSKSQNEAVAHAYQTPLMGSVYRVLVSKMVQLLAFKQQDVLSRRCWRLLRACNYNAHANHSACRPEYFHLAEVLVSQLMAPYETIKAPLEAPPPEAAAAAADLGQAPVKMELEEEQQQLKLESDQEPLEFPAEEHTIYSLQTEDEGLTPEPEEPQQLSSYFASPVSNALVDELCETIGQLASQSGYLQAECLFLIMRRLARFFEGRDVCSERDFKYISRAVRGLIALGEYAFREFIPYIYKLRVAEIPESLWRDLAPAAIFLGGRDDIYLYEWLEHGCGAAALQPFLVHYARAYEKMVTRRYVGSKAPAYRIESVPGVRRLEWSTLAAAMCHGDDPSKALKPKPTLREAFPELQPPNLQLNCAGNIRFKFAGCRPMLLKPKAQVTAVSLDSPASAANGGSVAAVAGGSSSDILIAKRKLFKPLTNVRRWPPTSGYHYLRI